The Geotrypetes seraphini chromosome 6, aGeoSer1.1, whole genome shotgun sequence genome includes a window with the following:
- the LOC117361949 gene encoding uncharacterized protein LOC117361949 isoform X1: MSGFSGHVLFSRSLSGVGVVFFILLLLSREIWTSGNPILGPWPAPRQGPAGFPPPLVANPSPHLRWCARRDPSLHGPTVFQTPAGVLSALLGPLLIFDVAPHILGLLSSLAPHYHAWSRMSAPLFPFPKGCHAESTSCQERDQLKPPDLPASCYHGPASPEQQCHTYPWQDSSRFFFQPVQCWNPLLMELRMISSESVSRTSDPTTFICYRTFRKTTNPKQEQDKPRHIIEGQDFLPEIIRNADNQQSSSGWRGPTLRNY, from the exons atgtctggtttctctggacatgtcctcttttcgaGGTCTCTATCTGGCGTCGgggtagttttttttattttactacttttgtccagggaaatctggacctctggtaaccctattcttggACCCTGGCCTGCCCCTCGTCAGGGTCCTGCAGGATTTCCACCACCCCTGGTGGCCAATCCGAGTCCCCACCTGCGTTGGTGCGCCCGTCGGGACCCCAGCCTCCATGGCCCAACAGTTTTCCAGACGCCAGCTGGGGTCCTCTCTGCTCTTCTCGGCCCCCTCCTAATCTTTGATGTGGCCCCACACATACTAGGCCTCCTCTCTAGTCTGGCTCCTCATTACCACGCATGGTCCAGAATGAGTgcacctctcttccctttccccaaaGGATGCCATGCAGAATCAACAAGCTGCCAAGAGAGAGATCAGCTGAAACCACCTGATCTGCCTGCCTCCTGCTACCACGGTCCTGCCAGCCCAGAGCAGCAATGCCACACTTACCCATGGCAGGACTCCAG CAGGTTTTTTTTTCAACCTGTTCAATGTTGGAACCCCCTTCTAATGGAATTAAGAATGATCTCAAGTGAATCTGTTTCAAGAACATCTGATCCAACTACATTCATTTGTTACAG GACTTTCCGGAAGACGACGAACCCAAAACAAGAACAAGATAAGCCCAGGCACATTATTGAAGGACAAGATTTCCTACCAGAGATTATCAGAAATGCTGACAATCAACAATCAAGCTCAGGATGGAGGGGGCCTactctcagaaattattga
- the LOC117361949 gene encoding uncharacterized protein LOC117361949 isoform X2 translates to MSGFSGHVLFSRSLSGVGVVFFILLLLSREIWTSGNPILGPWPAPRQGPAGFPPPLVANPSPHLRWCARRDPSLHGPTVFQTPAGVLSALLGPLLIFDVAPHILGLLSSLAPHYHAWSRMSAPLFPFPKGCHAESTSCQERDQLKPPDLPASCYHGPASPEQQCHTYPWQDSRFFFQPVQCWNPLLMELRMISSESVSRTSDPTTFICYRTFRKTTNPKQEQDKPRHIIEGQDFLPEIIRNADNQQSSSGWRGPTLRNY, encoded by the exons atgtctggtttctctggacatgtcctcttttcgaGGTCTCTATCTGGCGTCGgggtagttttttttattttactacttttgtccagggaaatctggacctctggtaaccctattcttggACCCTGGCCTGCCCCTCGTCAGGGTCCTGCAGGATTTCCACCACCCCTGGTGGCCAATCCGAGTCCCCACCTGCGTTGGTGCGCCCGTCGGGACCCCAGCCTCCATGGCCCAACAGTTTTCCAGACGCCAGCTGGGGTCCTCTCTGCTCTTCTCGGCCCCCTCCTAATCTTTGATGTGGCCCCACACATACTAGGCCTCCTCTCTAGTCTGGCTCCTCATTACCACGCATGGTCCAGAATGAGTgcacctctcttccctttccccaaaGGATGCCATGCAGAATCAACAAGCTGCCAAGAGAGAGATCAGCTGAAACCACCTGATCTGCCTGCCTCCTGCTACCACGGTCCTGCCAGCCCAGAGCAGCAATGCCACACTTACCCATGGCAGGACTCCAG GTTTTTTTTTCAACCTGTTCAATGTTGGAACCCCCTTCTAATGGAATTAAGAATGATCTCAAGTGAATCTGTTTCAAGAACATCTGATCCAACTACATTCATTTGTTACAG GACTTTCCGGAAGACGACGAACCCAAAACAAGAACAAGATAAGCCCAGGCACATTATTGAAGGACAAGATTTCCTACCAGAGATTATCAGAAATGCTGACAATCAACAATCAAGCTCAGGATGGAGGGGGCCTactctcagaaattattga